The genomic DNA TCCAATTTGGAGAGCGTTCCCATCTCCCCCACCCTTGAATTCCAACATGCAACATGCAAGCGGCATAAGGGTAATTGATCTAGGGGATAGATTCGCATTCAAAATCTGGTTGTTCAGTATATTATTAATGGGTCCCGTCAGAGTAACAGAATCCAACCCCGGCCCAAACCGATATGGGATATTCCATTCAATATCATTGAACTCATAATCGTTTGTATCATTTGGCGTGTTCAAATACATCGCGAGCATCCATTCGACATAAATCGTTTCAAAAGATTTTACTGTTACGCCCTCGACCGCTTCCATGCCTGTTTTCGAACTAGCATATAATGCTTTGATCGCACTTGGGTATGCTTCGGCAAGCCACTCACCGAAGAGGGCAACCTGGCCGTATTGGGCTTCGCTCCCCCATCCGTCATTCTGAACAAGCGGAACCTGGTTCATACTTTCAAAGTATTGCTGAATGAGAGTCGCTTTTGATTGATTCATCTCATTTGTCACTTTGAAACCGCAGGCACTCTCTGCATACGCCGAAAGTGTTTCGTTTAGCCAGTCGTCATTCGAAGGAAGGCCTTTCTTTATTCTCTTCGAATAGAAGATCATGTGCTGAAATTCATGCGCCATCGTACTTTGCATTATTTCAGGCGTCAGTCTCATTGGGCCATCCATACGAAAATTCAAATAAAATATTTTCTTTTGGTTGGTAATGGATGGCGTGATGCGTTCAGGCGGATATAAATCACCTGAATAAAAAAAACCAGCAAGCCTATCATCAAATTGATTCATAATAGGTGTAATCAAAACGTAAATATCTTTACCAAGGTCTATACCCGTCGTATTATCGCCAGCTTGAAGTTCCTCTCCAAACGAATTATGCATTATTTCATATATATTATTCCAACCGCTGATGATATCATCGTAATATCTCGTCACGGTTGAATTGCTTGCTATTGTTTGATCAACATAAAACCGCAAATATCCCCCCGTCGAGCCTGGCAAAGATTCTGAACGGTAAAGTTTGCCAGTTACATTATTCGAATCAACCCCATTGTATACCTTAAAAACTAATGTCGTTTCATCGGTAGAAAGACGTTTTGATCCACGAAAAGATGAACTCCACGTATCATGTGGTATTTCGGAATTCTTTCTTTCAAGAGAACGCAATCCAGCATGAAATTGTGAAGCACGATCGTAATTCCCGTTTCTAACATTTCGCCTAGGCGTTGAGACAAAAGATGCGGTAAAAGGTTGATTGGCTGAGAGAATGATAGTTTGTGAGGAAGATGTAAAGTTCGCAAGTAAAATCGCCGCGGTACTATTGCTTGAAAAACTATTAATCGAAATAGACGTGGCGTCAGGAGCAACGGGCCATCCTGATGTGGTAAAGCCCGTGGGTGGCGTCAGTTGTGAAAAATCGAGAGGTCCATTGATTCCCTCCCAGCCGGAGTCGGGACTCAGTAATCCGCCACCGCCGCCACCGCCGCCTCCGCAGCCGAAGGTAAGGAGAGAGGCGGCGAGAAGAACGCTTCCAAAGAGTGAGCGAAGGGACTGTTTCATACGTCAGACGGCTCCGGGAATTCAAATTCTTGGCGCAGCTCGGCATCTCTGAGATGACCGATCATACGAAGAGTATACCACAGAGGTCTTGACGGCCCTTCCGACGGTTCGTAGAATTGCGTACATGATGAAGCTGAAATCACACATCTTTCTCGTCTGGCTGCTGATCTTTTCGCTCGTCGCGCAAGGGTATGCGCCGCTGCTGGCGCAGACTCCGGACGCGCTCCAGGCCGCGAACGAGCGGTATCAGTCGACGTACAGAAGTTATTCGACGGCCGTCTCCTCGGGAGCCCCGATCGAAGAAATCCAGTCGAAGTTCAACGCCTACATGGAGGCGTATTCCCAGTATCAGCGTCTCGTCGCGCAGTCGCGCGGCGGGGCCCAGGTGACCGATGCCCCTGAAACCCAGGTCGAACCGACCCCGCAGACGACCGGTTCGGGGCAACCCTCTTCCGATCAATCGTCCCTAGGCCAGATCGCGTCTTCCGCGAGCACGCTCATCACCACGACGGTGCCGCAGACGGCCAAGGGCTGGTTCGGGAAGATGTTCAGCGCCCTCAAGGAAAAGTTCCTCGGGAAAGAGGGCTCGAAAGAGATGCCTCTGCTCGAGAAGATCGCCTGGAACATCGGCAAAGCGATCGTTCCCTCGTTCGCGGTCATGCTGGCGACGGCCCTGCTCGCCCCCCTTTCACCCGTTGCGATGATCATCGGCGGCATCGTCGTCGGTGCTGCGATGGGCGGCGTCATGACGTATGCCTACGAAAAGCGCATGAACGCGAAATACCGCGACGTCCCCAAGGAAGACCTGAAGATCTGGCGCGACGTCACGGTCAGCGCTGCCGTCGAAGCCGTGATGGCCCCGTTCAACCTGATGACGGGCGGCCTGTTCGGCACCGTCGGCCCCACCGTCGGGTCTGCGATCACCCGCGTCGCCCTCACCCAGGCGGCCATCGGTTTCACGGGCAGCGCTGTGTCGTCCGGCGTCGGCGGCGTCGTGAAGAACCTCTGGGCGAAAAACGTGTTCCACTACCCCGAAAAAATTGCATCCGCCGAGGCCCGGATCGACGCGATTCTCGAGTCGCACGTAAGATCGGGCCTGCCCCTGACGGCCAGCGAAACCCTCGAACTCAACAAACTCCGCGCCGACATCGACACGATGAAGGGCGAAAGCTACTCGGCCGAAGACTTCACCAAGGATCTCAAGCGCGCCGCCCTCAGTTCCGTCATCACGGGGTTCGCGGGATCCGTCATCTCAGACAAGATGTACACCTACGACAAGGGGCGCTGGGCCGACCGGCTTTCGGTGAAGGTGTTCGGCTCGACCGCCCAGGGAAAAGCCTTGTCGAGCCTCGTCTCGACGATTCCCACGAACTTCGTCAGCGGCATGGCCGGGGCGGAGCTCGAAAAGCAGTTCATCAACACCGACATCGACGAGGTGCGCGCCGAACGGAATGCGTATCCGCCGGGAACCGCGGCATACGAGTATTACAACACCGTCATCGCGGGCCTCGAAAACAAGAAAGACGCGATCAAGCCTATGGAAGCCGGTTTGAACACTGTCGCCAACAGCCTGGCCGTTCGGGCAGGCCAGTTGTCGGTGCAAGCCCTCAAATACAACCTCTATGACGCCCCCAAGGCCCGCAAGGCGGCCATCGAAGATCTCTACCGCCTCCAGAACGAAGACTGGAAAAAAGCGAACACGCTGTATGAAAAATACCAGGCCATCGTCGAGAAGAAGCCGAATATCACCTCCTATCGAAACCCCATCAACTATGCAAAAGCGCTTCAGGCCTACAATTCGAAAGTCTCCGCGGCACGCCAGGAATGGATGGAACAGTGCGTCATCGCCCAGAACAACGAGCAGCTCCCCGCGAACGTGACCGCGAAACAGGAGATCTCCCAGAAGTTCGACCGCGATCTCAAGCTCAACCAGATGCTCGAACTCGGCAAGCTCTCGGGCGGCGAAAAGCACGTCGAAGCCATGATGGAAATCCTGAAGGCGAACAACCCCGAGTATGCCGCCCTTCCCGCCGATCAGCTTCGCTACAAGGCGATCACGGCGATCGCGAAGTCATACGACGACAAGTATGCCCAATGCACCCAGAAAGTGACATCCCTGAACGATACGCTTCAGAAATACAAAGATTACAAAGCCGGCAAGATCCAGCTCACGGAAGACGAAGCGCGGGTTCTCGACGGGCGGCGCGCCCTGATCAGCCCCTCGCAATACAAGGCCGCGCTCGTCGAACAGAAGGTGTATGAAATGAAGTCGCAAAACGTCCGTTGGGACGTCGTCAAAATGCGTATGCCCGAACTTCTCGCCGAGGCCGAGCGTGAAACCCTCAACACCTACGGCGGCTGGAACGGCGTCCTCATCTCCGAGATGTATGCGAACGGGCTGGCCCGCTACAAATACGACCCCGAAGGACGGGTAAACTTCGCCGCCGAAATGAAGAAACTCCTCGCGAAAATCCCCGGCATGGTCGAGTCCGGCATCATCAACGATTACAAGAAAGACGTGAATTCGGCGATCACCAACACCGTTCTGCCCAAGAACACCTCCGACAACGTGATCGAGAATTTCATGGGCACCTTCGCCAAATCAGCCATCACGAGCGGCACCGGCAGCGCCATCGACACCGTCTACTCGGCAACGAAGGAACAGATTCTCGCCGGCTTCAAGCGCTGAGCTGACGCCTCCTCACCTCTTCCGTCGCGTCACTGGACGAACAGGACGTCGAGGATTCCCAGGTATTTCTGCGCGATCCAGGAGCCTTCCTGGCGCGCCTTGAACTCGAGCGGGGCGCGGAGTTTCGCGACGTAGGGTTCCCAGAAGCCGCGTTTGAGCGGGGGAACGCGCTGGATGTAGATGACGAGCCGCTGGATCGAGGAGTAGTCGTCTTTTTGGGCTTCTGCGGCCACCTGCTGTTCGAGCCACTCCGCCTGGTGCTCGCCGGGGGAATAGGTTCCCAGCAGCCAGCCTTCGATCTTCGCGAAACGGTCGCGGTACATGCCGGCCTCGAAGGCGTTCAGGCCGAAATCGAGCAGGCTGCCGACCGCCTTCCCGGTGATCGCCACCAGGACCGCTCCGAGAGCGATGTTTCCGAACATGGGCAGCGAACAGACGGCGGCGCCGACGCCCGCTCCGACCGCCCCCTGGGCCGCGGCGACGGCGGCGTTGCGGGCGAGGCCGAGGCCGAAGTTCACGGCGAACCCGGTGATCTCGCCCAGGCCGATGTGTGCCATGATGCGACTGCCGGTCACCTGGCCGTCGAGAAGCAGTTCGTCGAAGAACTTTTTCGCCGACCGGCGTGTCAGGAAGTTGAACAGTTTCGGGAAGAATTTCTTCGTCACATACTGAACCTGCGCCTGTGGGATCTGGTTCAGGATCTGCAGAAACGCGTCGGATTCGAACAGGCCGACGTGGCTCAATCCCGCACCGACGACGGCCATGCCGATCATGCGGATGCATTCGTCGACCTTGACCTCGAGCGTCGTCGTGAACCCGACATTCACGACCTTGCCGTCGGCGATTTCCGAAAACCCGGCAGGAAGCTGAAACTTGAGGAAGCCTCTGCATTCGGGCCGTTGCGGCAACGGCATCTCGCTCGGAAAGTGTTTCGCGATCCAGTATTTGAGGGTCCAGCCGATGACGTTGAGGTTGCCGTCGATCACGAGCTTCAGCCGGGTGTTCCCTTCCGAAAAGGCGGACGAGGAAAGTTTGATCTGGAACTCGCCCTGGCCGGCCTGGTTGATCACCAGGAAGATTCGCTGCAAGCCGAAGAGAATCCCCTTCCCCGCCCGCTCGTGGATCTGCTCCGGCGAGACGCCCGCGAGGACGGCGCCGGGCTGGCACGCGAGGAAGCACAGCGTCATCATCAGGATCAGGGAGATCGATGCGCATCGTTTCATGGACGACACTCCTTTTTCGCGGCAACAATATATCATATTATATTATGTTATATATCAATCGATTTGTCTGGGCCGGGACAACAGCAGGCCTTCCGGATGCGCCGTGGTTTCATCCTTCCGGACAAGCCGGGAAAGAGGATTGATCATCCCGCGCACGACCGGCATCTCGACGCCGTCGGGCGTCTGGATCCTGATCGTCAGGCTGGGATTGCAGGACTCGAGCGTATCCCCTTCTTCCGTCAGGTCGAACGCCCGCACAAGATCGTTACGCCGGGCAAGGAGCTTCTCAACGCCGAGCTGCTGGGCATAGGCCGGCCATCCGCTGTCGGCGAACACGCGCTCGAGATCCTGACGGCGCAGGGCGGCGATCCTCCGGGCCATCCATCGCGCATCGGCCCAGGTGCAGTTGCGCCAGCAGTCGGGAAGAAAGATCGGATGCGTCTTCATGAACTGCGTTTTGAAGACTTCTCCAACGCAGTTTGGCGAGAGCGTGGAAAGGCAACCGGAGGAATACGGTCCGGCAAACGACGCTCCCATGTCGGAAAGGAACTCGACGTACCGCGAAAACGCCCCGGTGTTTGGGTCGAGCAGAAGACCACCCCTGGTGTTGTCCTCCTTCACGTCGGGATTGTTGATCCAGGTGTTGAAAACGACGGAGCTTCGGGCGACCCGGTCGTCGAGGGACGCTCCCCGGTTCAGGTCCACCCCTCCGAGGCGTTTGAGGGCCGGATTGTCTATGGTGAGCTGGCACTCCTTGAACGCGAGATAGATGCAGCCGAGATACTTCGCGTCCAGGGATTCCCGTTCGATCATCGCCTCGTCGACGCGACCGGTTCCGAGACGCGCCCCGTTTTCACTCGTGAGGATGGGTGCATCGGCAATATATCTCTCGAGATGGAACTTGTAACTCGATTTCAGCAGAAGCGACTCGAGTTCCTCACGGGTCGACGGAGCGGACCGATCGGCGGATTTCGGAAGGATCAGCAGCGATTCTCCGGGGCCTGACCAGAATTTCGGATCGACGTACGTCGCGCCGAGTTCCATCGCAAGCCGCGTGGCGACGACATCCGAGTGGACCTCGTCTCCCCATTTCATTTTCCAGGAGATCCCATACCGGTCCTTGACCTTGATCTTGGGCGAACTCGCGTCGGTTTTCAATTCGTCGAAAAACAGGATGCGGCGTGCGTAGGCAAAGTCGAACCGCTCGGCTTTCTTCCCGGTCTTCCGGATCAACCGCGTGAGATCAGCGAGAAAGGCCGAGTAATGATCTCCGGGGGTCACGGGTCTGAGCGCCGGGTGATCCGCCACCGGTTCGAGACGTGACACCTCGACGGCGTTCATGGAAGCCATTTCTTCGATCGAAACCGGCTTCCCCGTTCCGGGGCGGGTGAGCCTCGCGGCTTCGAGCATCGCGCGCGATCTTCCCAGCGGCCGATTCGGATCAGGGGTGCGGGTCGTAAGCTTGAGTGGGCCGAACAGGAGGTTGCCGCCGCATTTCCATCCCAGGACGAGCATGGGAGGATCGGCATACGGATCCATCTGTGCCCGGGTAGAGTATCGAAGGCGCTGAAGCCGGCCGAACGACGGTTCCAGTCGTTCAGGAGCCTCTCCCGCATCCACCCGCCGGACGAGGTCGGCAGCGGTCGTCTCCATCAGGGCGATGGCCACCATGATCGGATGCTTTTCGATCTTTTCACGGTTGCCATCGTATTTTTTCGAAAGCTGCGCATCAGCCTCGCTGCGGTCGCGAGAAAGCAGTTCTCGAAATTCGCGGATGGACGCACGCGTGCATGGCACGAACCGGAACTCCCCGACCGCCTCGAAATCAGCCCGGCATGGAAGCCATGGACACAAGACCAGGAAAACGGCGAACGCCGTCATAACTACTTTCCGATATATATCATTCGTCATTATCATCGTCTCCCCTGCGTGGTGCAGACATTCTTCGGAAGGTTCGCAGATCCACCGATGTATCGAAGCCTCAGTCTTCGCTCGGGTTCGGCGTTCGTTCGGATTTCGGCGGAAAACACTTCGTGGGATCGAGCACGAGTTCGAAACTCTGGGCCGGTTTCGAAGGCACGAAGAAGGACGTTTTGTATCCGACCTCGAAATGGAGGTGCCGCGTCTCGCTTCGGCCCGAATTGCCCATCTCGCCCAGAACGTCGCCCGGGATGACGGTATCGCCGACCTTGCATGTGACCGTGCCCGGCGCGAGATGCGCATACCGTGTGTAAATCCCGTTGCCGTGATAGACCACGACGTGATTCCCCCAGCCGGCGCCGGCTTCGCGAAGCGACGTGTTGTGCTGGAACATGGAACTCTGTGGGGCGCCTGTCCTCACGTAGGCGATCGTCCCCTTATCCGCGGCCACCACGGGAACGTGCTTCACGGCGGGGTCGTCATGGACGAAATCGATTCCCTCGTGACTGGCCGGGTTCTCTGGCTTTCCCGAGAAGGCGACACGATAAGTCGAAATGCTCGGCAGTTCGTTCATGCGCCACGACAGCTGGTTGGGAAACGCAGCGGCTGCGGTCTGGACAGGAGACGTTTCCTGGAGCGTCGTAGAATGGAAGGGGGGAGCGGGATGCTCGGTATAGTAATCCGCCGCGCTGGACGGACAAACGCACAGGAAGAGGGAAAGAACGACAGGAATCACCTGTCTGATGCAAAACGAAGCCATGACGCGCAAAGACCTCCAAGCGTTCAGCGAGCTGTCGGGGATGTCGGGGCCATCGGGGTGATATCAGGAATCAATCCCCCGATCTGACAGGCGAGAATGCTCCACATCGGATATTTCATATCTGCAGATATATGCAGCAGATTGTCATTCCCTTTTCTCGGAAAAACGGAATTGCGCGAGAGCAGGGCATTGATGATCTCCGCGACGGCGTTCGGGTTCCGCGTCGCCAGCGGATTATTGAAAAATTCACGCCAGTTGCCCTGCGCGAGGCCGAACGCCGTGATGCAGGTTTTCACGTGGCGAACGAGCAGGAGAAGACGCAGATATCTCTTCACCTCGTCAGCGTTCGTATCGGCTGCCTTCAGCCACTCCTTCACCTTTCCCGTTTTGGCGATCGTCTCCTCGAAGGTTCGCAAGGCGCTGAAAAGGGCGCAATGGGAATCCTGAACACAGGATATATCGGGCCGAACGCTCGAAATCCCGCTGCCGGCTCCCGTGCGGTACACGGCGTGCATTTTTTCGAACTGCCGGCGGAGCCCGTTCCATGGCTGCACGACCCATCCTCCGAAATCGTAGGGTTCGAGTTCGGGAATGCGAACGATCGTGTCGGAAATGGGAATCGTGTACATCCAGCCACGACGCAGGCTTCCGGTGTAATCATGCCACTTGACCCGTCCCGAAACGATATTTTCCCGGTTATGGGCGTAACACTGCCAATACTCGATATCGAACCGCGGTTCACCCGTGAAGGGGCACGGGACAACGACGGCCTGCCCGAATGCGAAGTGGCCCGTCACGAGACCAAGGACTTTGCCCCCTTTTTCCTTCGGATGTTCACGCCAGCCGAACAGATGAATCAGGAGGCCCCGCTCGCCTGCTCGCCAGGCGTGATCTCTTCCGGGCAGCAGCTCCGTTACCCGTGCCAGACCGGGCGCGAGGTCGGCCAGATGTTCGTGCGACACGTATTCCTTCACAGCTTTCGCCCCGCAGACGGTGCGGTCGGCCTGAATCTGCATGAGCGCGCGCGGCTCGAGGGCTTCGACGCTGAACGCGCCGTTCACGTGACGTCCGTAAATATACCAGCCGTTCTTGTTGAGATGTGACGCTTCAATTCCGGCCGTCGAGGACCTGGCGACGGGGGTGTTCGATCGGCTGAAGAACGTTCGTGGAATCGAGACGGTTTCGGCCGGCCCGGAAAAGTCTCCGGAATCCGGATTGAAATGCGTGACGCGATATCCATCTTCGCCGACGGGCTCGTCGAATCTCACGAGGGCCATCTTTGATCCGCAAATCTGCACGGGTTCTTCGGTTATCCGCAGGACATCCCCGTCGAGAACGGGGCGTTCAAGCAGGACCGTCATCTCACCCGGTCTCGAGCCTGCAAGCGATTCGAGGGGACTGACCTGTTTCCACCCGTTGAGCGCTACGGGAAGATAGATGCCGTCCTCCATCGCCTTCGCAAGACGCCTGGGATCGATCGAAAGATCGAAGCGCAGCTTCTGGAACCATTGATCCCAGGGTTTGGTCGTATCCCATCGGACCCAGAGAATCCTGCCGACAAGCTCCGGAAGAGGGCTGTTTTCCACCTTGAACGGAACCCCTCCCGCGGGATCTCTCTGGTCATGCTTCGGGAGCAAGAGCCGGCCCGTCCATTCGCCGATCGGCTTGTATGAGTTCTCAGAGCCATTCCGGCTCATTTCTTCTGCACCGGCAAAGGATGGAACCGGCAGAAGGAGGCACGACAGAATCGCGCACACAAGCAATGGCAGCCTCTTCATGAACGTCTCCTTATTTACCACTATATATATCACTATCTTTGCGGCTACGCCGACTCGCGTCGAAGGATCGAGGCTTGTCAAGACACCGGCAGTCAGGGGAGCTTCAGCAGGGTGCGAAGGGTCGCACATGTCCGCTGCCATTCGTGGTGGATGGGCTTGAGCAGGCTGGCCCGGCGCCGGGCCTCGTCGACCGAGAACGGTTCGCCGTTCTCGTAGATCACGTCGGCATACCGCATGAATCCGTCGGCGACGGCGAACGAGACGCCGGTGGTGACCGGAAGTCGCCACCAGTCTTTCTGAGGCGGATCGACCGGCCTCGTCTCGACGTTCCCGAGGGGCGATGCGAGATCGGCGCCCGGAAGCCCGGCGAACCGCAGCGCCCGATGGACGATCTCGGTGCAGTACAACGGCACCTGGAGAGTCGAAAGCCGGTAGAAGATCTGCCCCTGTTCGTTGCGCCGGATGCCCGTTTCGGCTTCCGCGAGCGAGAACCGCTTGTCGTAGGGGGAAAGGCGGTACACGTGATACGCCAGATACGCCGCGACCAGCCGCCGCTTCGCCTCATCGAGGCCGCGGGGCCGAAGCACCTTCATCACCTTCGTGCAGTATGCCCCCGAAGGGAACCGCAGGTAATCGCCGAGCTGCATGGCGAAGACGTAGGAGTCGCCGCGGATCCGGCTGAACTCCGAGGAGACGACATACCACCCGGCGGGGTCGATCGCCGGCATGGCTTCCCAGGATTTCACGCGGCGGCCGCCGGCCGCGGCAGACAGGACCACCGTCTTGAGACCGAGGGGACGCGGCATGCGCCTGTCCCCCACCCTGCCGGTCAGCTTCCGCAACTCGGCGTCGAGTTCCCTTCCGGAGACCACCACGCCGGCGTGAACGAAGCGGGTGTTCGGCATCAGCGTTCCGAACACGGCATAGATCTGGGGAAACGCCAGGTTGTTCTCGATGATGATATCGCCCGTCCGGACCGACGAGAGAATCCGGTCGATATCGGTCGGAACCGGCTCCTGCTCGAGATGCGGATTGACGATCGAGTCACCGATCCGCTGGATGGGCCCGGAGATGAACACCTGGTCCCAGCGGTCCTGGGCGGCAGCCCCCTCCTGCGCGGGGACGCCGGCAGCGGTCGCCAGGATGAGAACCAGGGCCAGAAGGATTCTTGGGCTCATGGGTTTCCCCTCGATCTCGGCATGAAGCGTCAGTTCGAGGCCGGCTGGACGGGAACCAGGACCGTCAGCCTCTCGAACGGGATCTGGAAACGGGCGAACTGGTACCGCACCTCTTCCACGAGGCCGGCAAAGCGCTCCTGAGCGTATAACCCCGTGATGAAGAGGTGCCAGTCGCTCCCCTGACGACCGAAGAACAGCATCGGACGATCATCTCCTTCGGGCGGCACGTAGCCGTACAGCGTGCGCCACCCTTGCGTCTCGAGCCAGTCGAGCGCGTCCGTCGTGGGCGACTGGAAGAGGACGACCTGCATCGCCCGCTTTTCGAGCAACGGCGCGAGCGCGGCGGGGAAGTCGCTGCATCCTTCCCGGATCCAGCCCTCGGCCGCGGAAGGGGGCAGCATGCTTTCGAGATGCGCCGGCGCGAAGACGGTGTCGGTGGTCGGCCCATGAAGCAGAACCGGCTTGGCAAGATACCCCTCGGGTTCGAAGCCGGCGAGAAGCTCCCGTGTCAGAGGAGCGGCCGGAAGGCCGTACAACCCTTCGCGACGGATGTAGGTGAGAACGGATGCGGGGATCTCGTCGGAACCGGGTTCGATGCCCCGCCTGAGGAGGGCCCGGAGATCGCTTCCCGACAGGTTGGGCACCTTCACCCCAAGCCGAACCAGCTTCCCTTCTCTTTCCAAGGCTTTGATTGAGGGATCGCGATATTGCGGAACGTCTTCCCGCGGGAAGACGACCAGCGTCCGGCGTTCGTTCTTTCCGGGGAGCTGGCGGCGCGCGACGAGCTTTTTCAGGGCGTCTTCCCCGACGATCTGGAACAGCTCGTCGTTTTCCGAGCCGCGTTCCCTGATCGCCTCGCGCATCGCCTCGAAGAGGTTGTTCGGTTTGCGCGAGGCGACGGCTTTCAGGTCGACTTCGCTGAAGGCTTCGAGGCCGGCGATGTCGCCTGCCAGCAGCCGGATCATGGCTATCCTGTTCCCGAGCGGCGAGACCTCGGACCGGTCGACGGGCTCGGGCACGGGAAGCATGTAGACCTTCCCGAGGTCGAGCCGCCTCCTCGCCTCTTCGATCATAGTCACCATGCCTTGGTGGGGCGGATCGAAGGTGCCGAGAAAAACGCCGATTTTCTCCGCCTGCGCGGAAGGCAGGAATGCGGCGAGCAGACAAAGAGCCGCAAGAAACGGACGCATGATCGTCATCGCACGCCTCATCATCTGAACACCGGCCTTACGGGCGGGCAGAGGACGTTCGAGGCGCTTCTCGGGAACACGTTCTTGAAGTTCGAGGCATTCACCTCTGGCAGAGGCTCGCCAAGCAGACCTCGTTTCATCAGCATCTTCGGAACCGAGATGGGCATCGTGGCCTTCAAGTTATAGACCATCGAGGGAATCCACCAGAGATTGATTCTTTGAGATTCGGGGAGAACGCGGTTGAGCAGCACAATAAGATTGTTTGTACAATTATTCGTGACGGTATTGTAATACTCGCCCTGCCGGTTCACGGTCGCCTGGAGAATGGCCTCGGCGGCAAGGGAGCATACCTGGCTCTGGGTGAGCTTCAGGGGATACAAAAACAGCCGTTCTTTCTGCACGTCGCACGACTGGGTTGTGTAGTCTTCCCAAGTTCCGAGAATCCAGGAAGAGCCAAACGTGTTCTTGAGACCATCCTTGAGCGAATAACTCTGGTTGGTCCGCTGATAGGCTTCGATGCTCAGGAACATGCCATCGGACTCTTCCCCCGTCTCATTGATCATCCCGCCCTTTTTGAACGTGAAGAGCATCAGCGCATGCGC from Candidatus Ozemobacteraceae bacterium includes the following:
- a CDS encoding DUF4105 domain-containing protein; the protein is MNKRLCVIALLLACLVYALPVSAQVNYRVTGIPSIVNHTQGVFVILRTGDGRIFNLTGIDVTRVRPYDGKNVVVEGSARQADQITDLKVTSIGLAPLAQDAVVLPPFKAHQRPAKLLSHSTPIYKVQDVRWGYLPGQERNNENFRFVKATIDTSKVDRAYFVLKPFPPEWIAAHALMLFTFKKGGMINETGEESDGMFLSIEAYQRTNQSYSLKDGLKNTFGSSWILGTWEDYTTQSCDVQKERLFLYPLKLTQSQVCSLAAEAILQATVNRQGEYYNTVTNNCTNNLIVLLNRVLPESQRINLWWIPSMVYNLKATMPISVPKMLMKRGLLGEPLPEVNASNFKNVFPRSASNVLCPPVRPVFR
- a CDS encoding M23 family metallopeptidase; this encodes MASFCIRQVIPVVLSLFLCVCPSSAADYYTEHPAPPFHSTTLQETSPVQTAAAAFPNQLSWRMNELPSISTYRVAFSGKPENPASHEGIDFVHDDPAVKHVPVVAADKGTIAYVRTGAPQSSMFQHNTSLREAGAGWGNHVVVYHGNGIYTRYAHLAPGTVTCKVGDTVIPGDVLGEMGNSGRSETRHLHFEVGYKTSFFVPSKPAQSFELVLDPTKCFPPKSERTPNPSED
- a CDS encoding nicotinate-nicotinamide nucleotide adenylyltransferase, which translates into the protein MTIMRPFLAALCLLAAFLPSAQAEKIGVFLGTFDPPHQGMVTMIEEARRRLDLGKVYMLPVPEPVDRSEVSPLGNRIAMIRLLAGDIAGLEAFSEVDLKAVASRKPNNLFEAMREAIRERGSENDELFQIVGEDALKKLVARRQLPGKNERRTLVVFPREDVPQYRDPSIKALEREGKLVRLGVKVPNLSGSDLRALLRRGIEPGSDEIPASVLTYIRREGLYGLPAAPLTRELLAGFEPEGYLAKPVLLHGPTTDTVFAPAHLESMLPPSAAEGWIREGCSDFPAALAPLLEKRAMQVVLFQSPTTDALDWLETQGWRTLYGYVPPEGDDRPMLFFGRQGSDWHLFITGLYAQERFAGLVEEVRYQFARFQIPFERLTVLVPVQPASN